In a single window of the Delftia tsuruhatensis genome:
- a CDS encoding DUF2867 domain-containing protein, with protein sequence MAQVILSPVPAGSALQDRLKTAYFHDSYQLQLPDDGSSPMALYLRAVGRTPGWIDFLMRMRNRMVAPFGIKDLGTLSGVDAQRAPSSYRVGDRAGIFRVHSLSDDEVVLGDSDRHLDVQVSLMKLPRPEGGSSSTFTVAMSTVVHVHNALGRIYMLGVAPAHRVIAPAVVARLAG encoded by the coding sequence ATGGCACAAGTCATCCTCTCTCCGGTTCCCGCAGGCAGCGCCCTGCAGGACCGCCTCAAGACCGCCTATTTCCACGACAGCTACCAGCTGCAATTGCCGGACGACGGCAGCAGCCCCATGGCGCTGTACCTGCGCGCCGTGGGACGCACGCCGGGCTGGATCGACTTCCTGATGCGCATGCGCAACCGCATGGTGGCGCCCTTCGGCATCAAGGACCTGGGCACCCTCAGCGGCGTGGATGCGCAGCGGGCTCCATCGAGCTACCGCGTGGGTGACCGCGCCGGCATCTTTCGCGTTCATTCGCTGAGCGACGACGAGGTGGTGCTGGGCGACAGCGACAGGCATCTGGATGTGCAGGTCTCCCTCATGAAGCTGCCCCGGCCCGAAGGCGGGTCGTCCAGCACATTCACCGTCGCCATGTCCACCGTGGTCCATGTGCACAATGCCCTGGGCCGCATCTACATGCTGGGCGTGGCGCCGGCACACCGCGTCATCGCGCCGGCGGTGGTCGCCCGGCTGGCCGGCTGA
- a CDS encoding alpha-2-macroglobulin family protein translates to MGVLRMKAINGLQGAPAHSRPWSRWGLGLLLGSAALTAQAVGVRQFSPQGEVAKVEQVVVQFDGTAVRFGDPKAAAPVTLSCSDAAATQGTGRWNSDREWVFDFKQALPPGVRCTAQLVAGYKSPAGTAVTGAASYQFQTGGPAVLDMAPDTYEQIDEEQYFALRLSGPATVQSLQQHMWCTAEGVGERIPVRLIDGKERDELLKHRGWDKAAAKNPLQYATLACNRRLTAGTTMKLVFGAGIATPNGVASRQDRRFEYRVREPFAAEFSCERENAQAACLPIRPMRLSFNAPVPRKLAEGIRLSSGASKVAPVIDGEYGEKLGEDSLVQNLSFPATMQAQGRYTVELPPQFKDAAGRSLSNADMFPLQVATGALPPLAKFAASPFGIVERYAEGPDGPALLPVTLRNVESELATKSLDASRVSTKQPGSDAEIIAWMRRVADYESSDMDRKRASRDIKGPLPPVIDNENRDYVQTRMLSLLAGQGDVKTLELPKPVKGDPRPFEVVGIPLTPGFHVVEIASPLLGQSLLDERYGSARSMYVRTSALVTNLSVHFKLGRENAAAWVTTLDKGQAVANAKIQVSDCNGKVLTSATTDASGVARLEGLSPEPPQCTGGVGYRSPAYFVSARAQGKDGQQELAFTWSDWQRGIESWRFNVPTSSSARRDEVAHTIFDRTLLRAGETVSMKHLMRTQTGIGQGQGGFALPEQRPTQLVITHEGSGQQYTQPLEWRSTGTGGLSAENSFSVPKGAKLGSYSVELRGDGGNGARGRSTRFGTGSFRVEEFRLPVFEGRVGPEGKQALVGVSSLPVQVQVNYVSGGPAANLPVRVSALVRSTAVDRSEWQGFSFSAPRSAEDTGQSDDEEATASQDSKVVADKLPVTLDREGLGKLKIENLPRQREPRELLIEASYADPNGEVQTLRSTQTLWPAAVVAGVRAENWITTGRKLQFQALALGVDGKPQAGVPVKVEAISRVTTSSRKRLVGGFYSYDNQTALKSMGTVCSGSSDAQGLVQCEAQLSQPGEVELIVTASDKEGRAAQAASSVWVTRQGELWFGGEDHDRMDVLPEKRSYEPGETARFQVRMPFRYATALVAVEREGIVSTQVMQLNGQNPTVELKVQPDWGPNVYVSVLALRGRLREVPWYSFFTWGFKAPREWWNAFWYEGKEYIAPTALVDLSKPAYRLGMAEIRVGTKAHRIDVKVTADQASYQVRGTAKVTVSATLPDGKPAAGAEVALAVVDQALLELMPNTSWQLADAMLRRRDWGVQTSTAQMEVIGRRHYGRKAVAAGGGGGRSQTRELFDTLLLWNPRVVLDAQGKAQVSVPLNDSLTTFQVVAVADQGLALFGTGQAPIRTAQDLQIISGLPPLVREEDQFRAQVTLRNTSAKAMKVQVTPRATLLELAQQTVDIPAGEAREVAWNVTAPAQLGQTRAEALIWEIEARDTAGGDKPASDRLKISQRIIPAVPLTVQQGTLMQVDGSINLPVQLPADALAGRGGLRMSLAPKLAEGLPGVRDWWARYPYSCLEQVTSKAVGMSDATLWQSTMGQLPNYLDGDGLASYFPLGANTAARGSDALTAHLLNLSALAQGVDKRFVLPAAERERMENGLIAFVEGRIQRNFWSPRKDLDMRKLAAIQALALTGRANPRMLDSITIAPNDWPTHAVIDWVALLKHVRELPQRDAQLAQAQQILRARLSFQGTRVGFSNEQDDQWWWLMQGPEVNLARLMLVNMDDPTWKDDLPRLANGFISRQANGAWSTTTANLWGALALQRFSQQFEATPVTGATQAALGAAQARVDWSQVTRMRASDSEGAAHQASSFGATTVVGGLRNNTMFLPWSAVGDARKGQLTVTQQGTGKPWLTLQSVAAVQLKAPFSAGYTVTRTVQPVEQADKGLPAGQYSRGDVLRVTLEVQAKTDMTWVAITDPVPTGATILGGGLGRDSEIASGGERAEGSGWLAYEERSFEAYRAYYQYLPKGNTRVEYTVRLNNAGDFALPPTRVEALYAPEMFGEVPNARIKVSDKR, encoded by the coding sequence ATGGGGGTGCTTCGCATGAAAGCGATCAATGGGTTGCAGGGGGCTCCGGCGCACAGCCGGCCCTGGAGCCGGTGGGGGTTGGGGCTGCTGCTGGGATCGGCGGCGCTGACGGCGCAGGCCGTGGGCGTGCGCCAGTTCAGTCCGCAGGGGGAGGTGGCCAAGGTCGAGCAGGTGGTGGTGCAGTTCGATGGCACGGCCGTGCGCTTTGGCGACCCCAAGGCGGCCGCGCCGGTCACGCTCAGCTGCAGCGATGCGGCGGCCACCCAGGGCACGGGCCGCTGGAACAGCGACCGGGAATGGGTGTTCGACTTCAAGCAGGCCCTGCCGCCCGGCGTGCGCTGCACGGCCCAGCTGGTGGCCGGCTACAAGTCGCCTGCGGGCACGGCCGTGACGGGCGCTGCCAGCTACCAGTTCCAGACCGGCGGCCCGGCCGTGCTGGACATGGCGCCCGACACCTATGAACAGATCGACGAGGAGCAGTACTTCGCGCTGCGCCTGTCGGGCCCGGCCACCGTGCAAAGCCTGCAGCAGCACATGTGGTGCACGGCCGAAGGCGTGGGCGAGCGCATTCCCGTGCGCCTGATCGACGGCAAGGAGCGCGACGAGCTGCTCAAGCACCGCGGCTGGGACAAGGCTGCTGCCAAGAACCCGCTGCAGTACGCTACGCTGGCCTGCAACCGCCGCCTGACGGCGGGCACGACCATGAAGCTGGTCTTCGGCGCCGGCATTGCCACGCCCAATGGCGTGGCCAGCCGCCAGGACAGGCGCTTCGAGTACCGCGTGCGCGAGCCCTTCGCGGCCGAGTTCAGCTGCGAGCGCGAGAACGCCCAGGCCGCCTGCCTGCCGATCCGCCCCATGCGCCTGAGCTTCAATGCGCCCGTGCCGCGCAAGCTGGCCGAGGGCATCCGCCTGAGCAGCGGCGCCTCCAAGGTGGCGCCCGTCATCGACGGCGAATATGGCGAAAAGCTCGGCGAGGATTCGCTGGTGCAGAACCTGAGCTTCCCGGCCACCATGCAGGCCCAGGGCCGCTACACGGTGGAACTGCCGCCGCAGTTCAAGGACGCGGCGGGCCGCAGCCTGAGCAATGCCGACATGTTCCCGCTGCAGGTGGCCACGGGCGCGCTGCCGCCGCTGGCCAAGTTCGCGGCCTCGCCCTTCGGCATCGTCGAGCGCTATGCCGAGGGACCGGACGGCCCGGCCCTGCTGCCCGTGACGCTGCGCAATGTGGAGTCCGAACTGGCCACCAAGTCCCTGGATGCCAGCCGCGTGAGCACCAAGCAGCCCGGCAGCGACGCCGAGATCATTGCCTGGATGCGCCGTGTGGCGGACTACGAGTCCTCCGACATGGACCGCAAGCGCGCCTCGCGCGACATCAAGGGCCCGCTGCCGCCCGTGATCGACAACGAAAACCGCGACTATGTGCAGACGCGCATGCTGTCGCTGCTGGCCGGCCAGGGCGACGTCAAGACGCTGGAGCTGCCCAAGCCCGTCAAGGGCGATCCGCGCCCCTTCGAGGTGGTGGGCATTCCGCTCACGCCGGGCTTTCACGTGGTCGAGATCGCCTCGCCGCTGCTGGGGCAGTCGCTGCTCGATGAGCGCTACGGCTCGGCGCGCAGCATGTATGTGCGCACCTCGGCCCTGGTGACCAACCTGTCCGTGCACTTCAAGCTCGGCCGCGAAAACGCTGCCGCCTGGGTGACCACGCTGGACAAGGGCCAGGCCGTGGCCAATGCCAAGATCCAGGTTTCCGACTGCAACGGCAAGGTGCTGACCTCGGCCACCACCGACGCCAGCGGCGTGGCGCGCCTGGAAGGCCTGTCGCCCGAGCCGCCCCAGTGCACGGGCGGTGTCGGCTACCGCTCGCCGGCCTACTTCGTCAGCGCACGCGCCCAGGGCAAGGACGGCCAGCAGGAGCTGGCCTTCACCTGGAGCGACTGGCAGCGCGGCATCGAGTCCTGGCGCTTCAACGTGCCCACCAGCAGCAGCGCCCGGCGCGACGAAGTGGCCCACACCATCTTCGACCGCACGCTGCTGCGTGCCGGCGAGACCGTGTCCATGAAGCACCTGATGCGTACCCAGACCGGCATAGGCCAGGGCCAGGGCGGCTTTGCGCTGCCCGAGCAGCGGCCCACGCAGCTGGTGATCACGCACGAAGGCAGCGGCCAGCAGTACACGCAGCCGCTGGAGTGGCGCTCCACGGGCACGGGAGGCCTGAGCGCCGAGAACAGCTTCTCCGTTCCCAAGGGCGCCAAGCTGGGTTCCTACTCCGTGGAGCTGCGCGGCGACGGCGGCAATGGCGCGCGCGGCCGCAGCACACGCTTCGGCACGGGCAGCTTCCGCGTCGAGGAATTCCGCCTGCCCGTCTTCGAAGGCCGTGTCGGACCCGAAGGCAAGCAGGCCCTGGTCGGCGTCTCCAGCCTGCCGGTGCAGGTGCAGGTCAACTATGTCTCCGGTGGCCCGGCCGCCAACCTGCCGGTGCGCGTGTCGGCCCTGGTGCGGTCCACCGCGGTGGACCGCAGCGAATGGCAGGGCTTCAGCTTCTCGGCGCCGCGCAGTGCCGAGGACACGGGCCAGAGCGACGACGAGGAGGCCACGGCCTCCCAGGACAGCAAGGTGGTGGCCGACAAGCTGCCCGTGACGCTGGACCGCGAAGGCCTGGGCAAGCTCAAGATCGAGAACCTGCCCAGGCAGCGCGAGCCGCGCGAGCTGCTGATCGAGGCCAGCTACGCCGACCCCAATGGCGAGGTGCAGACCCTGCGCAGCACGCAGACGCTGTGGCCCGCGGCCGTGGTCGCCGGCGTGCGCGCCGAAAACTGGATCACCACGGGGCGCAAACTCCAGTTCCAGGCACTGGCCCTGGGCGTCGACGGCAAGCCCCAGGCCGGCGTGCCGGTCAAGGTCGAGGCGATCTCGCGCGTCACCACCTCCAGCCGCAAGCGCCTGGTCGGCGGCTTCTACAGCTACGACAACCAGACCGCGCTCAAGTCCATGGGCACGGTGTGCTCGGGCAGCAGCGATGCCCAGGGCCTGGTGCAATGCGAGGCCCAGCTGTCGCAGCCCGGCGAGGTCGAGCTGATCGTCACCGCCTCCGACAAGGAAGGCCGCGCGGCCCAGGCCGCCTCCAGCGTCTGGGTCACGCGCCAGGGCGAGTTGTGGTTCGGTGGCGAGGACCATGACCGCATGGACGTGCTGCCTGAAAAGCGCAGCTACGAGCCCGGCGAGACCGCGCGTTTCCAGGTGCGCATGCCCTTCCGCTATGCGACGGCCCTGGTCGCAGTGGAGCGCGAGGGCATCGTCAGCACCCAGGTCATGCAGCTCAACGGCCAGAACCCGACCGTGGAACTCAAGGTCCAGCCCGACTGGGGCCCCAACGTCTACGTGAGCGTGCTGGCCTTGCGCGGACGGCTGCGCGAGGTGCCCTGGTACAGCTTCTTCACCTGGGGCTTCAAGGCACCGCGCGAGTGGTGGAATGCCTTCTGGTACGAGGGCAAGGAATACATCGCGCCCACGGCCCTGGTCGATCTGTCCAAGCCGGCCTACCGTCTGGGCATGGCCGAGATCCGCGTGGGCACCAAGGCCCACCGCATCGACGTCAAGGTCACGGCCGACCAGGCCAGCTACCAGGTGCGCGGCACCGCCAAGGTCACGGTCAGCGCCACGCTGCCCGATGGCAAGCCCGCTGCCGGTGCCGAAGTGGCGCTGGCCGTGGTGGACCAGGCCCTGCTGGAACTCATGCCCAACACCAGTTGGCAACTGGCCGATGCCATGCTGCGCCGGCGCGACTGGGGCGTGCAGACCTCCACCGCGCAGATGGAGGTGATCGGCCGGCGCCACTATGGCCGCAAGGCCGTGGCCGCAGGCGGCGGCGGTGGCCGAAGCCAGACGCGCGAGCTGTTCGACACACTGCTGCTGTGGAATCCGCGCGTGGTGCTCGATGCCCAGGGCAAGGCCCAGGTCAGCGTGCCGCTCAACGACTCGCTGACCACCTTCCAGGTGGTGGCCGTGGCCGACCAGGGCCTGGCGCTGTTCGGCACGGGCCAGGCGCCCATCCGCACGGCCCAGGACCTGCAGATCATCAGCGGCCTGCCGCCGCTGGTGCGCGAGGAGGACCAGTTCCGCGCCCAGGTCACGCTGCGCAACACCTCGGCCAAGGCCATGAAGGTCCAGGTCACGCCGCGTGCCACTTTGTTGGAGCTGGCGCAGCAGACCGTGGACATTCCCGCCGGCGAGGCGCGCGAGGTGGCCTGGAACGTGACGGCGCCGGCCCAGTTGGGCCAGACGCGCGCCGAGGCGCTGATCTGGGAGATCGAGGCGCGTGATACCGCAGGCGGTGACAAGCCCGCCAGCGACAGGCTCAAGATCAGCCAGCGCATCATCCCGGCCGTGCCGCTGACGGTGCAGCAGGGCACGCTGATGCAGGTCGACGGCAGCATCAACCTGCCCGTGCAACTGCCGGCCGATGCCCTGGCCGGCCGTGGCGGCCTGCGCATGTCGCTGGCACCCAAGCTGGCCGAAGGCCTTCCTGGCGTGCGTGACTGGTGGGCGCGCTACCCGTACAGCTGCCTGGAGCAGGTCACCAGCAAGGCCGTGGGCATGAGTGATGCCACGCTGTGGCAAAGCACGATGGGCCAGTTGCCCAACTACCTGGACGGCGACGGCCTGGCCAGCTACTTCCCGCTGGGCGCAAACACAGCGGCGCGCGGCAGCGATGCGCTGACCGCGCATCTGCTGAACCTCTCGGCCCTGGCCCAGGGCGTGGACAAGCGCTTCGTGCTGCCTGCGGCCGAGCGCGAGCGCATGGAAAACGGACTGATCGCCTTCGTCGAGGGCCGCATCCAGCGCAACTTCTGGAGTCCGCGCAAGGACCTGGACATGCGCAAGCTGGCCGCCATCCAGGCGCTGGCGCTGACGGGCCGCGCCAACCCCCGCATGCTCGACAGCATCACGATCGCGCCCAACGACTGGCCCACGCATGCCGTCATCGACTGGGTGGCCCTGCTCAAGCACGTGCGCGAGCTACCCCAGCGCGACGCCCAGCTGGCCCAGGCACAGCAGATCCTGCGTGCGCGCCTGAGCTTCCAGGGCACGCGCGTGGGCTTCAGCAACGAGCAGGATGACCAGTGGTGGTGGCTGATGCAGGGCCCCGAGGTCAACCTCGCGCGCCTGATGCTCGTGAACATGGACGACCCGACCTGGAAGGACGACCTGCCGCGGCTGGCCAACGGCTTCATCTCGCGCCAGGCCAATGGCGCCTGGAGCACGACCACGGCCAACCTGTGGGGCGCTCTGGCCCTGCAGCGCTTCTCGCAGCAGTTCGAGGCCACGCCCGTCACGGGCGCCACCCAGGCGGCCCTGGGTGCCGCCCAGGCCCGTGTGGACTGGAGCCAGGTCACGCGCATGCGCGCCAGCGACAGCGAGGGGGCGGCCCACCAGGCCTCCAGCTTCGGCGCGACCACGGTGGTCGGTGGCCTGCGCAACAACACCATGTTCCTGCCGTGGAGCGCGGTGGGTGATGCCCGCAAGGGTCAGCTGACGGTGACCCAGCAGGGCACCGGCAAGCCCTGGCTCACGCTGCAGTCTGTGGCGGCCGTGCAGCTCAAGGCGCCGTTCAGCGCCGGCTACACCGTCACGCGCACGGTCCAGCCCGTGGAACAGGCCGACAAGGGCCTGCCCGCAGGCCAGTACTCGCGAGGCGACGTGCTGCGCGTGACGCTGGAGGTGCAGGCAAAGACCGACATGACCTGGGTGGCCATCACCGACCCCGTGCCCACGGGCGCCACCATCCTGGGGGGCGGACTGGGGCGCGACTCGGAGATCGCCTCGGGCGGCGAGCGCGCCGAAGGCTCGGGCTGGCTGGCCTACGAGGAGCGCAGCTTCGAGGCCTACCGCGCCTACTACCAGTACCTGCCCAAGGGCAATACGCGCGTGGAATACACCGTGCGGCTGAACAATGCCGGCGACTTCGCGCTGCCGCCCACGCGGGTGGAGGCGCTTTACGCGCCCGAGATGTTCGGCGAGGTTCCCAACGCCCGCATCAAGGTGAGCGACAAGCGCTGA
- a CDS encoding BCCT family transporter, whose amino-acid sequence MPDTNTDPRAGLHPPDAPDTSGAAPPQAAPPSPADPAPRITFSGPVVIPSLLVLGLLLLYCGLLPDNADRLFSSAQAWVVGHMDWFYAVAVTLFLAFLIFVASSRFGDIRLGPDDAEPEFSFISWTAMLFAAGMGIGLMYFGVGEPLQHFLKPPTAVPSTPAAAREALQSTFFHWGFHAWAVYGTMGLVLAYFGFRYNLPLTMRSGLYPLLGKRIDGPIGHSVDAFALVGTIAGIATTLGYGALQLAAGLHTLTGWDTSTAVFRISVIVIVVALAGLSAVSGLDKGVRRLSEFNLVLAFILLAFVIVAGPTVFLFEALSENIGNYLSGLVQLSFRTFAYEPPNQDGWFGGWTILYWAWWISWSPFVGMFIARISRGRTIRQFVTGVLLVPTAFNLLWMTAFGNSAIWIDTHVAMGALGQTAGNVDALLFRFFEYLPWFKPVAWLTIVLIAVFFVTSADSGAFVVDNIASRGHARSPVWQRLFWAAVLGVTAMVLMLAGGLKALQAMTLVAALPVAVIMLSLCYGLWRGLLADRAHFSPDLAPATSFWSGQHWRKRLEQIVHQPSRSDVRRFLSTVVLPAMREVAAEMHKRGVEAVVSEDLDGEGAVRLTVPDPSLRDFVYGVRSTRRAVPTFMVRDAASEGEHRHVHEPITFFEDGRLGHDIQYLRGEEIIADILRHYERYLSLSADQRTHLLNRAPGHS is encoded by the coding sequence ATGCCAGACACGAATACCGATCCCCGGGCCGGGCTCCATCCACCGGATGCCCCGGATACCTCCGGCGCCGCCCCGCCGCAGGCCGCCCCGCCATCGCCCGCCGATCCCGCGCCGCGCATCACCTTCTCCGGGCCCGTCGTCATTCCATCGCTGCTGGTCCTGGGCCTTTTGCTGCTGTACTGCGGCCTGCTGCCGGACAATGCAGACCGGCTGTTCTCCAGTGCCCAGGCCTGGGTGGTGGGGCACATGGACTGGTTCTACGCCGTCGCGGTCACGCTGTTCCTGGCCTTTCTGATCTTCGTGGCGTCCAGCCGCTTCGGCGATATCCGGCTGGGCCCCGACGATGCCGAGCCCGAATTCAGCTTCATCTCCTGGACCGCCATGCTGTTTGCCGCGGGCATGGGCATCGGCCTCATGTACTTCGGCGTGGGCGAGCCGCTGCAGCATTTCCTCAAGCCCCCCACGGCCGTGCCCTCCACGCCGGCCGCCGCGCGCGAGGCGCTGCAGTCCACGTTCTTCCACTGGGGCTTCCACGCCTGGGCCGTCTACGGGACCATGGGCCTGGTGCTGGCCTATTTCGGCTTTCGCTACAACCTGCCGCTGACCATGCGCTCGGGCCTGTACCCGCTGCTGGGCAAGCGCATCGACGGGCCCATCGGGCACAGCGTCGATGCCTTCGCGCTGGTGGGCACCATCGCCGGCATCGCCACCACGCTGGGCTATGGCGCGCTGCAGCTGGCCGCGGGCCTGCACACGCTGACCGGCTGGGACACGTCCACGGCGGTGTTTCGCATCTCGGTCATCGTCATCGTCGTCGCTCTGGCCGGGCTGTCGGCCGTCTCGGGCCTGGACAAGGGCGTGCGCCGCCTGAGCGAGTTCAATCTCGTGCTGGCCTTCATCCTGCTGGCCTTCGTCATCGTCGCGGGGCCCACGGTTTTCCTGTTCGAGGCGCTGAGCGAGAACATCGGCAACTACCTCTCGGGCCTGGTGCAGCTGTCGTTCCGCACCTTCGCCTATGAGCCGCCCAACCAGGATGGCTGGTTCGGCGGATGGACCATCCTGTACTGGGCCTGGTGGATCTCCTGGTCGCCCTTCGTGGGCATGTTCATCGCGCGCATCTCGCGCGGGCGCACCATCCGCCAGTTCGTGACGGGCGTGCTGCTGGTGCCCACGGCCTTCAACCTGCTGTGGATGACGGCCTTCGGCAACAGCGCCATCTGGATAGACACCCATGTGGCCATGGGGGCCCTGGGCCAGACGGCGGGCAACGTCGATGCGCTGCTGTTCCGCTTCTTCGAATACCTGCCCTGGTTCAAGCCCGTGGCCTGGCTCACCATCGTGCTGATCGCGGTGTTCTTCGTGACCTCGGCAGACTCGGGCGCCTTCGTGGTGGACAACATCGCCTCGCGCGGCCATGCGCGCTCGCCGGTCTGGCAGCGCCTGTTCTGGGCGGCCGTGCTGGGCGTGACGGCCATGGTGCTGATGCTGGCCGGCGGCCTCAAGGCCTTGCAGGCCATGACGCTGGTGGCGGCCCTGCCCGTGGCGGTCATCATGCTGTCGCTGTGCTACGGCCTGTGGCGGGGCCTGCTGGCCGATCGCGCGCACTTCTCGCCGGACCTGGCGCCGGCCACCAGCTTCTGGAGCGGCCAGCACTGGCGCAAGCGACTGGAGCAGATCGTGCACCAGCCTTCGCGCTCCGATGTGCGCCGCTTCCTGTCGACCGTGGTGCTGCCCGCCATGCGCGAGGTGGCGGCCGAGATGCACAAGCGCGGGGTCGAGGCCGTGGTCAGCGAAGACCTGGATGGCGAGGGCGCCGTGCGCCTGACCGTGCCAGATCCTTCGCTGCGCGACTTCGTCTACGGCGTGCGCAGCACGCGGCGCGCCGTGCCCACCTTCATGGTGCGCGATGCCGCCAGCGAGGGCGAGCACCGCCATGTCCACGAGCCCATCACCTTCTTCGAGGACGGTCGCCTGGGTCATGACATCCAGTACCTGCGCGGCGAGGAGATCATCGCCGACATCCTGCGCCACTACGAGCGCTACCTGTCGCTGAGCGCCGACCAGCGCACGCACCTGCTCAACCGCGCGCCCGGGCACAGCTGA
- a CDS encoding Bug family tripartite tricarboxylate transporter substrate binding protein, with protein MTSSRRQLLTEALRAAGAVTAVAASSALAPLAWAQPGQAIRILVGFPPGGGTDAIARLLADRLKDVLGTTVLVDNRPGAGGQIAAQQLKAAAADGHTLFLTHDHTISILPQVVKKPGFDPGHDFVPVAGFATFVNALAVSANTPARNLAEYVEWVRQGARRGSIGIPAPASTPEFLVRLLGEHYRLDLVAAPYRGSAPMLADMLGNQIPAGIASVQDFMENHKAGKLRVIGVLGTRRQATMPEVPTLAEQGVKGFEDTPYYGIYAPRGTPQAFIDRFSAAVATVLKQPDVHEQLTALGLTVGHMPPARLAEREQAYTQVWKRIIQTSGFQPQ; from the coding sequence ATGACATCCTCCCGCCGCCAACTGCTGACCGAGGCGCTGCGCGCGGCCGGCGCAGTGACCGCCGTTGCTGCCTCGTCGGCCCTGGCTCCGCTGGCCTGGGCACAGCCGGGACAGGCCATCCGCATCCTGGTGGGCTTTCCGCCGGGCGGCGGCACGGACGCCATCGCGCGCCTGCTGGCCGACCGGCTCAAGGACGTGCTGGGCACCACGGTGCTGGTGGACAACCGTCCCGGCGCGGGCGGCCAGATCGCAGCGCAGCAGCTCAAGGCAGCCGCGGCCGACGGGCACACGCTGTTCCTCACGCACGACCACACCATCTCCATCCTCCCCCAGGTGGTGAAGAAGCCGGGTTTCGACCCTGGCCATGACTTCGTTCCCGTGGCCGGCTTTGCCACCTTCGTGAACGCGCTGGCGGTCTCCGCCAACACGCCGGCGCGCAACCTGGCCGAGTATGTGGAGTGGGTGCGCCAGGGCGCAAGGCGGGGCAGCATCGGCATTCCCGCGCCCGCGTCCACGCCGGAATTCCTGGTCAGGCTGCTGGGCGAGCACTACAGGCTGGATCTGGTGGCCGCGCCCTACCGGGGCAGCGCGCCCATGCTGGCCGACATGCTGGGCAACCAGATTCCGGCCGGCATCGCCTCGGTGCAGGACTTCATGGAAAACCACAAGGCCGGCAAGCTGCGCGTGATCGGCGTGCTGGGCACGCGTCGCCAGGCCACCATGCCCGAAGTGCCCACGCTGGCCGAGCAGGGCGTCAAGGGCTTCGAGGACACGCCCTACTACGGCATCTACGCGCCGCGCGGCACGCCCCAGGCCTTCATCGACCGCTTCTCCGCCGCCGTGGCTACCGTGCTCAAACAGCCCGATGTGCACGAGCAGCTCACCGCCCTGGGCCTGACCGTGGGCCACATGCCGCCCGCACGGCTGGCCGAGCGCGAGCAGGCCTATACCCAGGTCTGGAAACGCATCATCCAGACCAGCGGCTTCCAGCCACAGTAA
- a CDS encoding HdeD family acid-resistance protein, with protein MSPNPLSTILHRTWWVLLLRGLVAIAFGVLTWAQPAVSLAALVLTFGAFTFVDGLLGVYSAIQGRDQMRHWWVLLLWGLAGVVVGVLTVVAPGVTALVMTLYIGAWALVTGLLQIVAAVRLRKEITGEWLLILGGVLSVLFGAFVLAQPGAGMMAMLWVLATYAVIFGVLMVLLSFKLKKGIRHSS; from the coding sequence ATGAGCCCCAACCCCCTGTCCACGATTCTTCACCGCACCTGGTGGGTGCTTCTGCTGCGCGGCCTGGTCGCCATCGCCTTCGGCGTGCTGACCTGGGCGCAGCCGGCCGTGTCGCTGGCTGCGCTGGTCCTCACCTTCGGCGCCTTCACGTTCGTCGACGGCCTGCTGGGCGTGTACTCGGCCATCCAGGGCCGGGACCAGATGCGCCACTGGTGGGTGCTGCTGCTGTGGGGCCTGGCTGGCGTGGTGGTGGGCGTGCTCACCGTGGTGGCGCCGGGTGTCACGGCCCTGGTGATGACGCTGTACATCGGCGCATGGGCCCTGGTCACGGGCCTGCTGCAAATCGTGGCGGCCGTGCGGCTGCGCAAGGAGATCACGGGCGAGTGGCTGCTGATCCTGGGCGGCGTGCTGTCCGTGCTGTTCGGCGCCTTCGTGCTGGCCCAGCCTGGCGCGGGCATGATGGCCATGCTCTGGGTGCTGGCCACGTATGCGGTGATCTTCGGCGTGCTCATGGTGCTGCTGTCCTTCAAGCTCAAGAAGGGCATACGCCATTCTTCCTGA
- a CDS encoding VOC family protein, whose translation MSGPASAGLFIYAKQPDRLALFYMEVLGLRMQHHTSELIVLQSPGLQMVLHAVPEAIARHITITEPPQPRENVALKFFATVQSFAAVRPLVIAHGGQLWEQSWQGPGFRVCNAMDPEGNMFQLREPLPG comes from the coding sequence ATGTCCGGTCCCGCATCCGCAGGCCTGTTCATCTACGCCAAGCAGCCCGACAGGCTGGCGCTGTTCTACATGGAGGTGCTGGGCCTGCGCATGCAGCACCATACGTCCGAACTGATCGTGCTGCAGTCCCCCGGCCTGCAGATGGTGCTGCATGCCGTGCCCGAGGCGATCGCGCGGCACATCACCATCACCGAGCCGCCGCAGCCGCGCGAGAACGTGGCCCTCAAGTTCTTTGCCACCGTGCAGAGCTTTGCGGCCGTGCGTCCCCTGGTCATCGCCCATGGCGGCCAACTGTGGGAGCAATCCTGGCAAGGGCCTGGCTTTCGCGTCTGCAACGCCATGGACCCCGAGGGCAATATGTTCCAGCTGCGCGAGCCGCTGCCCGGGTGA